A window of Conger conger chromosome 13, fConCon1.1, whole genome shotgun sequence contains these coding sequences:
- the LOC133107653 gene encoding serotransferrin-1-like translates to MNTSLQTLLLGCLGLVLPAALTEPVRWCAISVLEKEKCDNLTSIFTNLNCVKREGSVACITAIKDEEADAVTLDGGDIYKAGLPDYDLHPIIAEEYGENSDTCYFAVAVVKRDSGFGFNELKGKKSCHTGLGKSAGWNIPIGTLLAQGQILWNSTQGQTIESAVSDFFSASCVPGAEQGSRLCSLCKGDCSRSQREPYYGYDGAFNCLKDGRGEVAFVKHTTVPEAERADYQLLCRDGSRRDVSDYASCHLARVPAHAVVSRKDAALANDIWNIIGQATEGSPLFSSVGSKNLLFKDSTVGLRKLPRSTDSFTYLGAEYLSIVRAISGDTGSSAVTWCAVGPAEKQKCEQWRTEAGGMLQCKSAASVDECIRNILRREADAMTMDGGDIYSAGGCGLVPVMAEQYNADDCASGGEASAETSSYYAVAVVRKGSGLRWDGLMGRKSCHTGFGRTAGWNVPMGLIHNLTGECDFSKFFSQSCAPGAESGSSLCALCAGEGCQANSEEPYFGYAGAFRCLVEERGEVAFVKHTTVLENTDGQGAPWASGLNSSHYELLCPTGPPTAPITKYLNCHLAKVPAHAVMTRPERREHVIVFLNEQQANFGTNSLAAFKLFQSEGSGNLLFKRSTKCLQTVPVGQNYRSFLGEEYFASVTSLRKCDSTTSELDQACTFHTCQQRA, encoded by the exons ATGAACACTTCCCTCCAGACACTCCTGCTTGGATGCCTTG GGCTAGTGCTGCCGGCTGCTCTTACGGAGCCGGTGAGATGGTGTGCGATATCTGTACTGGAGAAAGAAAAGTGTGACAATCTGACGTCCATCTTCACAAACCTCAACTGTGTGAAGAGGGAGGGATCCGTCGCCTGCATCACAGCTATCAAA GATGAAGAAGCAGATGCCGTCACCTTGGATGGAGGTGATATCTACAAAGCTGGTCTCCCCGACTACGACCTGCACCCGATCATTGCCGAGGAATACGGAGAAA ACTCCGACACCTGCTACTTCGCTGTGGCTGTGGTGAAGAGGGACAGTGGTTTTGGGTTTAATGAGctgaaggggaaaaaatccTGTCACACTGGCTTGGGGAAGTCTGCCGGCTGGAACATCCCCATCGGTACCCTGTTGGCACAGGGCCAAATTCTGTGGAACTCCACTCAAGGACAGACCATCGAGAGTG CCGTGTCGGACTTCTTCTCTGCGAGCTGTGTGCCCGGAGCGGAACAGGGCTCCCGCCTGTGCAGTCTGTGCAAAGGAGACTGCTCCcgctcacagagagagcccTACTACGGCTACGACGGAGCCTTCAA TTGCCTGAAAGACGGGAGGGGTGAGGTGGCCTTTGTAAAGCACACCACAGTGCCAG AGGCGGAGAGAGCAGACTACCAGCTGCTGTGCAGGGACGGGAGCAGGAGGGATGTGAGCGACTACGCCTCCTGCCACCTGGCCAGGGTGCCCGCCCACGCCGTCGTCAGCCGCAAGGACGCCGCGCTGGCCAACGATATCTGGAACATCATCGGACAGGCCACG GAAGGTTCTCCGCTGTTCTCATCTGTGGGCTCCAAGAATCTGCTATTCAAAGACTCTACCGTTGGCCTGCGTAAGCTGCCCAGATCTACAGACTCCTTCACGTACCTCGGCGCTGAGTACCTGAGCATCGTCCGCGCGATCAGTGGAG ACACAGGCTCTTCAGCAGTGACATGGTGTGCAGTGGGCCCTGCAGAGAAGCAGAAGTGTGAGCAGTGGAGAACAGAAGCAGGGGGCATGCTGCAGTGCAAAAGCGCTGCCTCTGTGGACGAGTGCATACGGAACATTCTG CGCAGAGAGGCAGACGCCATGACGATGGACGGAGGGGACATATATTCTGCCGGAGGGTGTGGCCTGGTGCCCGTCATGGCAGAGCAGTACAACGCAG ATGATTGCGCTTCAGGAGGAG AGGCCTCCGCAGAGACCTCCTCCTACTACGCGGTGGCGGTCGTGCGGAAGGGGTCAGGGCTCAGGTGGGACGGGCTCATGGGGAGGAAGTCGTGCCACACCGGATTCGGGCGCACCGCCGGCTGGAACGTGCCCATGGGCCTGATTCACAACCTCACCGGAGAGTGCGACTTCT CGAAGTTCTTCTCCCAGAGCTGTGCCCCTGGTGCGGAGTCCGGGTCCTCCCTCTGCGCTCTGTGCGCGGGAGAGGGGTGCCAGGCCAACAGTGAGGAGCCGTACTTCGGCTACGCTGGGGCCTTCAg GTGTCTGGTGGAGGAGCGTGGAGAGGTTGCCTTTGTGAAACACACCACAGTACTGGAAAACACAGATG GACAAGGTGCCCCCTGGGCCTCTGGACTTAATTCTAGTCACTATGAGCTACTGTGCCCCACTGGCCCGCCCACTGCCCCCATCACTAAATACCTCAACTGTCACCTGGCCAAAGTCCCCGCCCATGCTGTGATGACCCGTCCTGAGAGGAGAGAACATGTGATCGTATTCCTGAATGAGCAGCAG GCCAATTTTGGGACCAATAGCTTAGCTGCCTTCAAGCTGTTCCAGTCAGAGGGGTCAGGCAACCTCCTGTTCAAGAGGTCCACAAAATGCCTGCAGACGGTGCCGGTTGGACAGAACTACCGCAGCTTCCTGGGGGAGGAGTACTTTGCCTCTGTGACCTCCCTCAGAAAGTGTGACAGCACCACATCCG AACTGGATCAAGCCTGCACCTTCCACACGTGCCAGCAGAGGGCATAA